One segment of Synechococcus sp. A15-24 DNA contains the following:
- a CDS encoding NAD(P)-binding protein, which translates to MVDADLVVIGAGLAGCSLIARLRQLNWSGTIALVEAGRGPGGRTASRRRRDRPQWRLDHGAPGFHLDDPLPEGLKALLAPLRENGCLRPAEGTVVTLAMDGSASRAEGAADVEWLEGQPFMASICEALLAMGEGASTQHFGRRIRTLQQDGNHWCLSEDGSDWQLRASRLVLSGSLLAHPRSLAMLDWRQVPLREAVPSGQDPDLDQALDALAQSRADVRWNLMLDLPLNGDQLPRQIWLTPEAQAHWRVERLVLHPQADNRTGLAMHGLDSGEPITPQTQPVLLKQEEARLRQLLPQLLQPWPELQGACEAAESLGVMRWGASSPLDHPLPQSLQWCDASALGFCGDYVEGPGFGRAEGALRSAVNLAQILVTQAA; encoded by the coding sequence ATGGTTGATGCCGATCTGGTGGTCATCGGCGCTGGGCTGGCTGGATGCAGCCTGATTGCGAGGCTCCGACAGCTCAACTGGAGCGGAACAATCGCCCTTGTTGAAGCCGGCCGGGGTCCAGGTGGTCGGACGGCCTCACGCCGGCGTCGGGATCGTCCCCAATGGCGACTCGATCACGGAGCGCCAGGCTTTCATCTGGATGATCCCTTACCGGAAGGGCTCAAGGCCCTGCTGGCCCCGTTGCGTGAGAACGGCTGCCTGCGTCCAGCCGAAGGAACCGTCGTCACATTGGCGATGGATGGGTCGGCCAGCCGTGCTGAAGGAGCTGCTGATGTGGAGTGGCTGGAGGGTCAGCCGTTCATGGCCAGCATCTGCGAAGCCTTACTGGCTATGGGTGAGGGCGCGTCGACGCAACATTTCGGACGGCGGATCCGCACGTTGCAACAGGATGGCAACCATTGGTGCCTTTCCGAGGACGGCAGCGACTGGCAGCTGCGGGCGAGTCGCCTGGTGCTCAGCGGCAGCCTGCTGGCCCATCCACGTTCTCTGGCCATGCTCGATTGGCGGCAGGTGCCGTTGCGGGAGGCGGTTCCTTCGGGCCAGGACCCGGACCTGGACCAGGCCCTGGACGCTCTGGCGCAGAGCCGCGCGGACGTGCGCTGGAACCTGATGCTGGATCTGCCCCTGAACGGCGACCAACTGCCGCGTCAGATCTGGCTCACCCCTGAAGCCCAGGCGCATTGGCGGGTGGAGCGCCTTGTGCTGCACCCGCAAGCCGACAACCGCACCGGATTGGCGATGCACGGCCTGGATTCCGGCGAACCCATCACACCCCAAACGCAGCCGGTTCTGCTGAAACAGGAGGAGGCGCGGCTGCGGCAGTTGCTGCCGCAGCTGCTGCAACCATGGCCGGAGCTGCAAGGCGCCTGCGAGGCGGCTGAGTCTTTGGGGGTCATGCGCTGGGGAGCCTCCAGCCCCCTCGATCACCCCTTGCCGCAATCGCTGCAGTGGTGTGATGCCAGTGCGCTGGGCTTCTGCGGAGACTATGTGGAGGGTCCTGGGTTCGGCCGTGCTGAGGGTGCGCTCCGCAGCGCGGTGAACCTGGCCCAGATCCTCGTCACCCAGGCCGCATGA
- a CDS encoding gamma carbonic anhydrase family protein, translated as MAPLISASAPWPAAQIHPGAWVSASAVVIGDVTMEQGSSLWPTAVARGDCAEIRIGARSNVQDGAVLHGDPGQPVLIGVDVTVGHRAVIHGATLSDGCLVGIGAIVLSGVTVGEGALVAAGAVVTKDVPARSLVMGAPAQLKRELSAEAVEDQRSHAHSYAELARQHAKAGG; from the coding sequence ATGGCTCCGTTGATCTCGGCCTCAGCGCCATGGCCGGCGGCTCAGATCCACCCCGGGGCTTGGGTGTCTGCGTCGGCGGTGGTGATCGGAGACGTGACCATGGAGCAGGGGAGCAGCCTCTGGCCCACAGCCGTGGCCCGGGGGGATTGCGCTGAGATCCGCATCGGAGCCCGCAGCAATGTTCAGGATGGTGCCGTGCTGCATGGCGATCCCGGTCAGCCGGTGCTGATCGGGGTTGATGTCACGGTCGGCCATCGAGCCGTGATTCACGGTGCGACCCTGTCGGACGGCTGTCTCGTCGGAATCGGCGCCATCGTTCTCAGTGGCGTCACCGTGGGAGAGGGGGCGTTGGTGGCCGCCGGTGCTGTCGTAACCAAAGACGTTCCAGCCCGCAGCCTGGTGATGGGCGCACCCGCGCAGCTGAAGCGGGAGCTCAGTGCTGAAGCGGTGGAGGACCAACGCAGCCATGCCCACAGCTACGCCGAACTGGCCAGGCAGCACGCCAAAGCAGGCGGCTGA
- a CDS encoding photosystem II protein Y codes for MDARLFLVVAPILAAVSWAAFNIGRAAVGQLQLLIKRSRA; via the coding sequence ATTGATGCTCGCCTCTTCCTTGTCGTGGCCCCAATCCTGGCTGCTGTGAGCTGGGCCGCCTTCAACATCGGCCGTGCCGCCGTGGGCCAGCTGCAGCTGCTGATCAAGCGCAGCCGCGCCTGA
- the trmFO gene encoding FADH(2)-oxidizing methylenetetrahydrofolate--tRNA-(uracil(54)-C(5))-methyltransferase TrmFO — MSVERSVTVLGAGLAGTEAAWQVARAGIPVTIVEMRPVRRSPAHHSSDFAELVCSNSFGALSSDRAAGLLQEEMRRLGSLVIETADAHAVPAGGALAVDRGRYSAALTEALDQHPLVTIERREQQALPGKEQITVLATGPLTSEPLAEDLRAFTGRSDCHFFDAASPIVHGDSIDLNVAFRASRYDKGDADYINCPMDKVQYLAFREALLTAEQAELKDFDKNDATFFEGCLPIEELARRGEDTMRYGPLKPIGLWDPRWGDVNDRDVRRAKRAYAVVQLRQEDKDGRLWNLVGFQTNLKWGEQKRVLQMIPGLAEAEFVRFGVMHRNTFLESPQLLEPTLQFRSRSSLLAAGQITGTEGYAAAVAGGWLAGTNAARLARGLAPIDLPATCMSGALTHFISEAPTAKFQPMPPNFGLLPELPERIRDKRARYGAYRDRALRDLERIEALTPNALVA, encoded by the coding sequence GTGTCTGTTGAACGATCCGTCACTGTGCTGGGGGCAGGCCTTGCCGGCACTGAAGCGGCCTGGCAAGTGGCCCGTGCCGGCATACCGGTAACCATCGTTGAGATGCGTCCGGTGCGACGTTCTCCTGCACATCACAGCAGTGATTTCGCTGAGTTGGTCTGCAGCAACAGTTTTGGTGCCCTGAGCAGCGATCGGGCTGCAGGGTTGCTGCAGGAAGAAATGCGGCGCCTGGGCTCCCTGGTGATTGAAACAGCGGACGCCCATGCCGTGCCCGCAGGAGGAGCTCTGGCCGTGGACCGCGGCCGATACAGCGCCGCGCTCACTGAAGCGCTGGATCAGCATCCTCTGGTGACCATCGAGCGGCGTGAACAGCAGGCTCTGCCGGGAAAAGAACAGATCACCGTGCTGGCAACGGGGCCGCTGACCAGTGAACCGCTGGCCGAAGACCTCCGAGCCTTCACCGGACGGTCGGATTGTCACTTCTTTGATGCCGCCAGTCCGATCGTCCATGGCGACAGCATTGATCTCAACGTTGCCTTCCGCGCCAGCCGTTACGACAAGGGCGATGCGGATTACATCAACTGCCCGATGGACAAGGTGCAGTACCTCGCCTTCCGTGAGGCCCTGCTGACGGCTGAACAGGCTGAGCTCAAGGATTTCGACAAAAACGACGCCACCTTTTTCGAGGGATGTCTGCCGATCGAAGAGCTGGCTCGTCGGGGCGAGGACACCATGCGCTACGGCCCGCTCAAACCCATTGGCCTGTGGGACCCCCGCTGGGGTGATGTGAACGACCGGGATGTGCGTCGTGCCAAGCGGGCTTATGCCGTGGTGCAGTTGCGCCAGGAAGACAAGGACGGTCGGCTCTGGAATCTCGTGGGCTTTCAGACCAACTTGAAATGGGGTGAGCAGAAACGGGTGCTGCAGATGATTCCCGGTCTGGCCGAAGCCGAATTCGTGCGTTTTGGGGTGATGCACCGCAACACCTTTCTGGAGTCGCCGCAATTGCTCGAGCCCACCCTGCAATTCCGCAGTCGTTCCTCACTGCTGGCGGCAGGCCAGATCACCGGTACCGAGGGCTATGCCGCCGCTGTGGCCGGTGGCTGGCTGGCGGGCACCAATGCCGCCCGCCTCGCCAGAGGATTGGCGCCGATTGATCTGCCCGCCACCTGCATGAGCGGCGCCCTGACCCACTTCATCAGTGAAGCTCCCACGGCCAAATTCCAGCCGATGCCCCCCAACTTCGGCCTGCTGCCGGAGCTGCCGGAGCGGATTCGCGACAAGCGCGCCCGCTATGGCGCCTACCGCGACCGTGCCCTGCGGGATCTTGAACGGATCGAGGCCCTGACGCCGAACGCCCTGGTGGCATGA
- a CDS encoding cation transporter, producing MTADTAAFRRIEQRSLRFGIGANAVMTLAGFAAHVATGSSALLLDGLYSAVLVGSSLIASRISRNVVRPPDRAWPYGYEGQEALYVLFRSLVLLGVIGFGVGSAASSLIDWWNGTPPPPLHLEPVAAYTTTITALCALLAWRHHWDWIRTQRISLLLLTEARNARIDALITMATGLALLASPWLLLTPFAALAPITDALLVLLVSLALLR from the coding sequence ATGACCGCCGACACCGCAGCGTTTCGCCGGATCGAACAGCGTTCGTTGCGCTTCGGGATCGGGGCCAATGCGGTGATGACCCTGGCGGGTTTTGCCGCCCACGTGGCCACCGGCTCCTCAGCTCTGCTTTTGGACGGCCTCTACTCAGCGGTGCTGGTTGGCTCCTCGTTGATCGCCAGTCGGATCAGTCGCAATGTGGTGCGACCTCCGGACCGGGCCTGGCCCTATGGATACGAAGGGCAGGAGGCTCTGTATGTGCTGTTCCGATCACTGGTGCTGCTTGGGGTGATCGGCTTTGGGGTCGGCAGTGCGGCGTCGTCCCTGATCGACTGGTGGAACGGGACGCCGCCCCCTCCGCTGCATCTTGAGCCGGTGGCGGCTTACACCACAACCATCACAGCGCTCTGCGCTCTGCTGGCCTGGCGTCATCACTGGGACTGGATTCGCACGCAGCGCATCTCGCTGCTGCTGCTGACGGAGGCCCGGAATGCCCGCATCGATGCCCTGATCACGATGGCCACCGGACTGGCCCTGCTGGCTTCGCCGTGGCTGCTGTTGACACCGTTCGCTGCGCTGGCGCCGATCACTGATGCCCTGTTGGTGCTGCTGGTCAGCCTTGCCCTGTTGCGCTAA
- the crtH gene encoding carotenoid isomerase → MSEQQHWDAVVIGSGIGGLVTASQLAAKGARTLVLERYLIPGGSGGAFKREGYTFDVGASMIFGFGEKGYTNLLTRALADVGEHCETIPDQAQLEYHMPGGLNIAVDRDYKTFIADLSARFPHEANGIRRFYDTCWQVFNCLDAMPLLSLEDPAYLTKVFFKAPLACLGLARWLPFNVGAVARQHIKDEQLLKFIDIECFCWSVMPADRTPMINAGMVFSDRHAGGINYPRGGVGVIAEKLVQGLVRNGGAIRYKARVTEVLLENGEAVGVKLADGETIRAKRVISNATRWDTFSGQDDGSRRAGQALVDEANTPKKEAFWRRRYVPSPSFLSLHLGVRADLIPAGTHCHHLLLEDWQRMEDEQGVIFVSMPSLLDPDLAPAGHHIVHTFTPSSMEAWQGLSPTNYRAKKEADAARLIQRLEGILPGLSGAITHKEIGTPRSHRRFLGRFQGSYGPIPAMQLPGLLPMPFNRTGVRNLYCVGDSCFPGQGLNAVAFSGFACAHRVGADLGLNPWALPA, encoded by the coding sequence ATGAGCGAACAGCAGCACTGGGATGCCGTGGTGATCGGCTCCGGTATCGGCGGGTTGGTTACCGCCAGCCAGCTGGCGGCCAAGGGAGCTCGCACCTTGGTGCTGGAGCGCTATCTGATCCCAGGCGGCAGTGGCGGTGCCTTCAAGCGCGAGGGCTACACCTTCGATGTGGGCGCCTCGATGATCTTCGGCTTCGGTGAGAAGGGATACACCAACCTGCTCACCAGGGCTCTCGCTGATGTGGGCGAGCACTGCGAGACCATTCCGGATCAGGCCCAACTCGAATACCACATGCCGGGGGGGCTCAACATCGCCGTTGACCGCGATTACAAGACGTTCATCGCCGATCTGTCCGCCCGTTTCCCCCACGAGGCCAACGGCATCCGACGCTTCTACGACACCTGTTGGCAGGTGTTCAACTGTCTGGATGCGATGCCGTTGCTGTCGCTGGAGGATCCGGCGTACCTCACCAAGGTGTTCTTCAAGGCACCACTGGCCTGTCTGGGGTTGGCCCGTTGGCTGCCCTTCAATGTCGGTGCGGTAGCCCGCCAGCACATCAAGGATGAGCAGCTGCTGAAGTTCATCGACATCGAATGCTTCTGCTGGTCGGTGATGCCAGCCGATCGCACCCCGATGATCAATGCCGGCATGGTGTTTTCCGATCGCCATGCCGGCGGCATCAATTACCCCCGTGGTGGGGTTGGGGTGATCGCTGAAAAGTTGGTTCAAGGTCTTGTGCGCAATGGCGGCGCCATTCGCTACAAGGCGCGGGTCACCGAGGTGCTGCTCGAGAACGGTGAGGCGGTTGGTGTGAAGCTGGCCGATGGCGAGACCATCCGGGCCAAGCGGGTGATCTCCAATGCCACCCGCTGGGACACCTTTTCGGGGCAGGACGATGGCTCCAGGCGGGCCGGGCAGGCGCTGGTGGATGAAGCCAACACCCCGAAGAAGGAGGCCTTCTGGCGTCGCCGCTATGTGCCGTCGCCCTCGTTTCTTTCCCTGCATCTGGGGGTACGGGCCGATTTGATTCCAGCCGGTACCCACTGCCACCACCTCCTGCTTGAAGATTGGCAGCGGATGGAGGACGAGCAGGGGGTGATCTTTGTGTCGATGCCGTCGTTGCTGGATCCGGATCTGGCACCGGCCGGGCATCACATCGTTCACACCTTTACGCCGTCGTCGATGGAAGCATGGCAGGGGCTCTCCCCCACTAATTACCGCGCCAAGAAGGAGGCCGATGCGGCTCGCTTGATTCAGCGGCTTGAGGGGATCCTTCCCGGCCTCAGTGGTGCCATAACCCACAAGGAGATCGGCACGCCTCGCAGCCACCGACGGTTCCTTGGTCGCTTTCAGGGCAGCTATGGCCCGATTCCGGCGATGCAACTGCCTGGACTATTGCCGATGCCGTTCAACCGCACCGGTGTGCGCAATCTCTATTGCGTCGGGGATTCCTGTTTCCCCGGCCAGGGCCTGAACGCCGTGGCCTTCAGTGGCTTTGCCTGTGCCCATCGGGTGGGTGCTGATCTGGGCCTCAACCCCTGGGCGCTGCCGGCCTGA
- a CDS encoding response regulator transcription factor produces the protein MILPQSGTGQEPSRVLVVEPHPTLRTVLVQRLRQDGHLTAAVGRASEAQELCQEQSPDLLVSAEILEQGSALRLADQLRCPVIVLTARSGADPVVGLLDDGADDVLRKPFGLEELAARCRTLLKRGHNGLQERVTVGPLEVHLLLRQVTLRDQPVELSPREFALLCALLMPPGLVRSRQELLRMAWPPFSGGPRSVDTQVLTLRRKLEQAGLGEGGGITTVRQRGYRFSLDNLPAN, from the coding sequence CTGATCCTGCCCCAGTCCGGAACCGGACAGGAGCCATCACGAGTTCTCGTCGTGGAGCCGCACCCCACCCTGCGCACTGTTCTGGTGCAGCGACTCCGTCAGGACGGCCACCTCACCGCAGCGGTCGGCAGAGCATCGGAAGCCCAGGAACTCTGCCAGGAGCAATCCCCTGATCTGTTGGTCAGCGCCGAAATTCTTGAACAGGGTTCTGCCCTGCGCCTGGCCGATCAACTGCGCTGCCCCGTGATTGTGCTGACGGCCCGCAGCGGAGCTGACCCGGTGGTGGGACTGCTAGATGACGGCGCCGATGACGTGCTGCGCAAACCCTTCGGACTGGAGGAGCTAGCGGCCCGCTGCCGCACCCTGCTCAAGCGGGGTCATAACGGCCTGCAGGAGCGTGTCACGGTGGGACCACTGGAGGTTCACCTGCTGCTGCGACAAGTCACCTTACGAGACCAGCCGGTGGAACTAAGCCCCCGGGAATTCGCCCTGCTCTGCGCCCTGCTGATGCCGCCCGGCCTAGTGCGCAGCCGTCAGGAGCTGCTGCGCATGGCCTGGCCTCCCTTCAGCGGAGGACCTCGCTCGGTTGACACCCAGGTGCTGACCCTGCGTCGCAAACTGGAGCAGGCAGGGCTTGGTGAAGGCGGCGGCATCACCACCGTGCGACAGCGGGGCTATCGCTTCAGCCTGGATAACCTTCCGGCAAATTGA
- a CDS encoding DUF6761 family protein, translating into MTSLDDPESIRHFQSLCDACQELTTRYHSPSELRLYADGYLHALRRCGSLDSRQQHRLEQLIDRWIMDPSSFIGPDGDVSTLYLRRPQGH; encoded by the coding sequence ATGACGTCTCTCGACGATCCGGAATCCATCCGCCACTTCCAGTCCCTGTGTGATGCCTGCCAGGAGCTGACGACCCGCTATCACTCACCATCTGAGCTGCGGTTGTACGCAGACGGTTATCTTCATGCCCTGCGTCGCTGCGGCAGCCTGGATTCCCGCCAGCAGCACCGGTTGGAGCAATTGATCGACCGCTGGATCATGGATCCTTCCAGCTTCATTGGACCGGATGGGGACGTCAGCACCTTGTATCTGCGACGGCCCCAGGGGCACTGA
- the grxD gene encoding Grx4 family monothiol glutaredoxin: MDDSTRSRIEALIGSSPIFVFMKGSKLMPQCGFSNNVVQILHSLGVSFETFDVLSDMEIRQGIKDFSSWPTIPQVYVNGEFIGGSDILIEMYNAGELKEKLEIALAS; the protein is encoded by the coding sequence ATGGACGACTCCACACGCTCCCGCATTGAGGCCCTGATCGGCTCAAGCCCGATCTTTGTGTTCATGAAGGGCAGCAAGTTGATGCCCCAGTGCGGCTTCTCGAACAACGTGGTTCAGATTCTCCACTCCCTGGGCGTCAGCTTCGAAACCTTTGATGTGCTCTCCGATATGGAGATCCGTCAGGGCATCAAAGACTTCTCCAGCTGGCCGACGATTCCTCAGGTTTACGTCAACGGAGAATTCATCGGAGGTTCCGACATCCTGATCGAGATGTACAACGCCGGTGAACTGAAGGAAAAGCTCGAGATTGCCCTCGCCAGCTGA
- a CDS encoding BolA family transcriptional regulator — protein MVQPDAVEAAIQRSIPDAKVTVEDLTGSGDHLQVSVVSVAFQGLSRIRQHQLVYGALQQELASEAIHALALSTATPADSPSP, from the coding sequence ATGGTTCAGCCGGACGCCGTTGAAGCCGCCATTCAGCGCTCCATCCCCGATGCCAAGGTGACCGTTGAGGACCTCACCGGTAGTGGTGACCATCTTCAGGTGAGTGTGGTGTCTGTGGCCTTCCAGGGTCTGTCCAGGATCCGCCAGCATCAACTGGTCTACGGAGCACTGCAACAGGAACTGGCCAGCGAAGCTATCCATGCCCTGGCCCTGTCCACCGCCACCCCAGCAGATTCCCCCAGCCCCTGA
- a CDS encoding lysophospholipid acyltransferase family protein yields MSAALANRESTLQVGIDPRWAPLAMLVTQDIALKLQFRERLVLNPQHLPHSGPVVLAPTHRARWDALMLPMAAGRRVTGRDCRFMVTTTEMRGLQGWFLQRLGCFPVNQRRPSMTTLRLAIDLLTAGQQLVVFPEGQIQRTDRPIRLHQGLVRLVQLAERQGLSVPVVPVGIGYGQRPPRPFSRAALCFGEPMNVPTTGGRESGLRFNQDLARAMHTAEQAARAAVGRPLYFL; encoded by the coding sequence TTGTCAGCGGCCCTGGCGAACCGTGAATCCACACTGCAGGTGGGCATCGACCCTCGCTGGGCCCCTCTGGCGATGCTGGTCACTCAGGACATCGCACTGAAGCTGCAATTCCGCGAGCGATTGGTTCTGAATCCGCAACATCTGCCCCACAGCGGCCCTGTGGTGCTGGCCCCCACCCACCGGGCCCGCTGGGATGCCCTGATGCTGCCAATGGCAGCGGGACGACGGGTCACCGGTCGGGATTGCCGCTTCATGGTGACGACCACTGAGATGCGTGGCCTTCAGGGTTGGTTCCTGCAGCGACTCGGATGTTTTCCGGTGAATCAGCGGCGCCCATCGATGACCACCCTGCGGCTGGCCATTGATCTGCTGACGGCTGGCCAGCAGCTGGTGGTCTTCCCTGAGGGGCAGATCCAACGCACGGATCGACCGATCCGGCTGCATCAGGGGCTCGTTCGTCTGGTGCAGCTGGCCGAGCGGCAGGGGCTGAGCGTTCCCGTGGTCCCCGTTGGCATCGGCTACGGCCAGAGACCACCTCGGCCATTCAGCAGGGCAGCGCTTTGCTTCGGAGAGCCGATGAATGTTCCAACAACGGGTGGACGGGAGTCCGGTTTGCGGTTCAATCAGGACCTCGCCCGCGCGATGCATACGGCTGAACAAGCGGCCCGTGCAGCAGTGGGCAGACCTTTGTACTTCTTATAA
- a CDS encoding pyridoxine 5'-phosphate synthase, translated as MASLGVNIDHIANIRQARRTVEPDPVPFAMLAELGGADGITVHLREDRRHIQDRDVQLLRQTVRSRLNLEMAATQEMVEIALAVGPDMVTLVPEKREEVTTEGGLDVAAQLSVLAPMVERLQQQGIPVSLFVDAETSQLEACRNSGARWVELHTGTYADASWADQHGELARITEGAATARHLGLRVNAGHGLTYQNVEPIAAIPGMEELNIGHTIVARAVAVGLQQAVREMKALIQNPRLDPLFGHALG; from the coding sequence ATGGCCAGCCTCGGGGTCAACATCGACCACATCGCCAACATCCGCCAGGCACGCCGGACGGTGGAACCGGATCCTGTGCCCTTCGCCATGCTCGCCGAACTCGGCGGTGCCGATGGCATCACGGTTCATCTGCGGGAGGATCGACGCCACATCCAGGACCGTGATGTGCAGCTGCTGCGTCAGACGGTGCGCTCCCGTCTGAATCTGGAGATGGCAGCGACGCAGGAGATGGTGGAGATCGCCCTGGCCGTTGGACCGGACATGGTCACCCTTGTGCCGGAAAAGCGTGAAGAGGTCACCACCGAGGGAGGGCTGGATGTGGCCGCGCAATTAAGCGTGCTGGCACCAATGGTGGAGCGGCTGCAGCAGCAAGGCATCCCCGTGAGCCTGTTCGTTGATGCTGAAACCAGCCAACTGGAGGCCTGCCGCAACAGCGGGGCCCGCTGGGTGGAACTGCACACCGGGACCTACGCCGATGCGTCCTGGGCGGACCAGCACGGTGAGCTGGCACGCATCACGGAGGGGGCTGCCACAGCACGCCATCTGGGCCTTCGCGTCAACGCAGGCCATGGACTCACTTATCAGAACGTGGAACCGATTGCTGCGATTCCTGGGATGGAGGAATTGAACATCGGTCACACGATCGTGGCCCGTGCGGTTGCCGTCGGTCTGCAACAAGCGGTGCGCGAGATGAAGGCCTTGATCCAGAATCCCCGCCTGGATCCCCTGTTCGGACACGCGCTCGGATGA
- a CDS encoding MgPME-cyclase complex family protein encodes MTAYHFAAASERFLTVEEPLEEVLRERRRNYEENSKAIDFWLVRQPAFLETNELSAINTQLPKPAAAVVSTDPTFITFLKLRLEYVLEGSFEAPSAAIPDALASTAA; translated from the coding sequence ATGACTGCTTATCACTTCGCTGCTGCCAGCGAGCGGTTTCTGACCGTTGAAGAACCGTTGGAAGAAGTCCTGCGGGAACGTCGGCGCAACTACGAGGAGAACAGCAAAGCCATTGATTTCTGGTTGGTGCGTCAGCCCGCCTTTCTGGAAACCAACGAGCTGAGCGCCATCAACACCCAGCTGCCCAAACCGGCGGCGGCCGTAGTGTCAACCGATCCCACCTTCATCACCTTCCTGAAGTTGCGATTGGAGTACGTCCTCGAGGGAAGCTTCGAGGCTCCCTCCGCAGCGATTCCCGATGCCCTGGCCAGCACCGCCGCATGA
- a CDS encoding metallophosphoesterase — protein MQAPPLRHWVIGDVHGCHASLLALLAVLPCQDNLVFCGDVVSRCGRIEASMHLVWDLVCCGRATWLRGNHEQALIDALSKDGEGSQPALTRQWWHRLNQLPLLYRADGWCATHAGFNSAGEPDLSIREPFWDTYDGRHGRVVIGHTPRPAVERHQRIVLIDTGAVYGGLLSAYCPETDAVVQVQGPRSQEPFPRPVDLQRVPAVMSGDQTRC, from the coding sequence GTGCAAGCCCCGCCTCTGCGCCACTGGGTGATTGGAGACGTGCACGGATGCCATGCCTCCCTGCTTGCACTGTTGGCGGTGCTGCCTTGCCAGGACAATCTGGTGTTCTGTGGAGATGTGGTCAGCCGTTGTGGTCGTATCGAGGCCAGCATGCATCTGGTCTGGGATCTGGTCTGTTGTGGACGGGCGACCTGGTTACGGGGCAATCACGAACAGGCTCTGATCGATGCTCTTTCGAAGGATGGCGAGGGTTCACAACCAGCCCTGACCCGACAGTGGTGGCATCGACTTAACCAACTGCCGCTGCTGTATCGCGCTGACGGTTGGTGCGCGACCCATGCCGGCTTCAACAGTGCTGGTGAACCGGATCTGTCCATCCGCGAGCCGTTCTGGGATACCTATGACGGTCGCCATGGCCGCGTTGTGATTGGCCACACGCCGCGCCCTGCGGTGGAACGCCACCAGCGCATTGTTTTGATCGATACCGGAGCGGTGTACGGCGGCCTGCTCTCGGCCTACTGCCCGGAAACTGATGCGGTGGTGCAGGTGCAGGGCCCGCGCAGCCAGGAGCCGTTCCCACGACCCGTCGATCTGCAACGGGTCCCCGCCGTGATGAGTGGAGACCAGACCCGTTGCTGA